In Gimesia benthica, a single window of DNA contains:
- a CDS encoding HdeD family acid-resistance protein, which translates to MSTTTPPVIKNFKMTGIILCVLGVISLITPAVAGTAVVLVIGSLLLFGGFLYLFQTSQAGDTSGKMMHIILGILMILGGFGIISHPLFGLSFLTLMMAMFFLFEGTWKVLMSFSLKPAAGWGQVLFSGIISLLLGGLIWAEWPLSGLWAVGTLLGVDLLMTGFFLINVGSLPGMPRQDPSATPQDTETPQQ; encoded by the coding sequence ATGTCGACCACTACTCCACCCGTCATCAAAAACTTCAAAATGACTGGAATCATTCTCTGTGTGCTTGGAGTGATTTCTCTGATCACACCCGCTGTAGCTGGGACAGCGGTCGTGCTGGTGATTGGATCCCTGCTGCTGTTTGGAGGGTTTCTGTACCTGTTTCAGACATCACAGGCCGGTGACACTTCTGGCAAAATGATGCACATCATCCTGGGGATTTTGATGATCCTCGGCGGCTTTGGTATCATCAGTCATCCCCTGTTCGGGTTGTCGTTCCTGACATTGATGATGGCGATGTTCTTCCTGTTTGAAGGGACGTGGAAGGTTCTGATGTCCTTCAGTCTCAAACCTGCTGCTGGTTGGGGACAGGTACTGTTCAGCGGAATTATCTCGCTGTTGCTGGGGGGACTGATCTGGGCTGAGTGGCCTCTCTCCGGACTTTGGGCCGTAGGGACCCTGCTCGGCGTCGACCTGCTGATGACCGGATTTTTCCTGATCAACGTGGGAAGTCTGCCGGGAATGCCTAGGCAGGATCCATCAGCAACTCCCCAGGATACAGAAACTCCGCAGCAATAA
- a CDS encoding DUF1559 domain-containing protein: protein MSCPKPRRKGFTLIELLVVIAIIAILIALLLPAVQQAREAARRSTCKNNLKQLGLALHNYNETFGVLPYSVSHSGSCSAGSASTGGKVTLNHRGWLLLLPYLEQSALYNTFNSSYASGSYNPSGGTIVAPGASGNDNDIVVSTKVPVFLCPSDATPEAYGTTSSTHYSISPGNSTLLGVFTNYDFSTNSQYSTCTNWGELGISSRPMFGFNGCAKFRDVSDGMSNTVAVVETTRLVANGEGTAWGFAKWVGNGTNFAGANINTWYSSGPVGNLASWGYSGSFHTGGCHVLLGDGAVRFISENIDATTRVYLSYIADGKVLGEF from the coding sequence GTGTCCTGTCCCAAACCACGCCGTAAAGGATTTACGCTGATCGAACTGCTGGTGGTGATTGCCATCATCGCTATCCTGATTGCGCTCCTGTTGCCCGCTGTTCAACAGGCACGTGAAGCAGCACGACGCTCAACCTGTAAGAACAATCTCAAACAACTGGGACTGGCACTGCATAACTACAACGAAACGTTTGGTGTGCTGCCTTACTCTGTTTCTCACTCTGGTTCCTGTAGTGCCGGTTCAGCCAGCACTGGCGGTAAAGTCACCCTGAATCACCGCGGCTGGTTGTTACTATTGCCCTACCTGGAACAAAGCGCCTTGTACAATACTTTCAACTCAAGTTATGCCTCAGGGTCATACAATCCTTCAGGCGGCACGATTGTCGCACCGGGGGCCTCTGGAAATGACAACGACATTGTGGTCTCCACTAAAGTACCGGTCTTTCTCTGTCCCTCTGACGCGACCCCCGAAGCCTATGGAACGACCTCCAGCACCCACTATTCAATTTCCCCCGGTAACTCAACCCTGCTGGGTGTGTTTACCAACTATGACTTCAGCACCAACAGCCAGTATTCGACCTGTACCAACTGGGGAGAACTTGGTATCTCCAGTCGCCCGATGTTCGGTTTCAACGGATGTGCCAAATTCCGTGATGTCTCAGACGGCATGAGTAACACTGTCGCAGTCGTCGAGACCACACGTCTGGTTGCCAACGGAGAGGGAACCGCCTGGGGCTTTGCGAAATGGGTCGGCAACGGCACCAACTTCGCGGGAGCGAACATCAACACCTGGTACTCCAGCGGTCCCGTAGGTAATCTCGCGTCCTGGGGCTATTCGGGTAGTTTTCATACGGGTGGATGTCATGTTCTGCTCGGCGATGGAGCCGTTCGCTTCATCAGCGAAAACATTGACGCGACCACCCGTGTCTATCTCTCGTACATCGCCGATGGAAAAGTACTTGGCGAATTCTAA
- a CDS encoding carboxypeptidase-like regulatory domain-containing protein — translation MAVRFFCILSLVCLTACGSSETKRDELKTFPTWGTVTIKGKAVPGVSVVFFPDGQTSGQGGRGTTDESGQFMLCYQDGRDGVPPGNYRVLFEHFVMPDGSQVPESEFPADVGAINQLPHKFSDFGTSPFKATVPKGGTSDLEFDLK, via the coding sequence ATGGCTGTAAGATTTTTTTGTATCCTGTCGTTAGTGTGCCTGACTGCCTGTGGCAGTTCAGAGACCAAGCGTGATGAATTAAAAACCTTTCCCACCTGGGGAACCGTAACGATTAAAGGCAAAGCGGTGCCGGGTGTCTCTGTGGTTTTCTTTCCTGATGGCCAGACAAGCGGGCAGGGGGGACGTGGCACCACCGATGAGTCAGGCCAGTTCATGCTCTGCTACCAGGACGGCCGCGACGGTGTGCCTCCCGGAAACTACCGCGTGCTGTTCGAACATTTCGTGATGCCCGATGGTTCCCAGGTTCCCGAAAGCGAATTCCCTGCAGACGTCGGTGCTATCAATCAGCTGCCCCACAAATTCAGCGATTTCGGCACCTCGCCTTTCAAGGCAACCGTTCCGAAAGGGGGCACATCAGATCTGGAATTCGATCTGAAATAA
- a CDS encoding prolyl oligopeptidase family serine peptidase — MKQWFLSGLVLLSLLSTSLLQAGDEAPQVSPARAQQLWQQIAPFFEPGSEFKGDLGDLKTPLKFYDGSPVKTKADWQKRRQEILKTWHTMMGEWPPVNEHPDVKTLKQEQKEGYTQYTVQFDIAPGHPNTGYLLIPHGAKPDHSRPAVLVVYYEPETGVGLKGENRDFARALAKRGFVTFSVGHDYSLYYPNREKAEIQPLSALAYGAANAFHVLANRSEVDPERIGVMGHSYGGKWSMFASCLYDKFACAAWSDGGIVFNEKRPSVNYWEPWYLGYEGPDFRKRGLPTKENPRTGLYKRLVKEGHDLHELHALMAPRPFLVSGGSEDPPSQWRALNHTIAVNDFLGYKNRVAMTNREKHSPNPESNEQIYRFFEYWLLQDQLDQQK; from the coding sequence ATGAAACAATGGTTTCTAAGTGGATTGGTGTTGTTGAGTCTGTTGAGTACATCTCTGCTGCAGGCCGGCGATGAGGCGCCACAGGTTTCTCCCGCTCGCGCCCAGCAACTCTGGCAGCAGATCGCTCCCTTTTTTGAACCCGGTTCGGAATTCAAAGGTGACCTGGGGGATTTGAAAACACCGCTGAAATTCTACGATGGCAGTCCGGTGAAAACCAAAGCGGACTGGCAGAAGCGTCGTCAGGAAATTCTCAAGACCTGGCACACAATGATGGGTGAATGGCCGCCCGTGAATGAACATCCCGATGTGAAAACACTGAAGCAAGAGCAGAAGGAAGGTTATACGCAGTACACGGTCCAGTTCGACATTGCTCCCGGGCACCCGAATACCGGTTACCTGTTGATTCCCCATGGTGCGAAGCCGGATCACAGTCGTCCGGCTGTACTGGTGGTCTATTATGAACCGGAGACCGGTGTCGGCCTGAAAGGCGAAAATCGGGACTTTGCGCGGGCCCTGGCTAAACGGGGTTTCGTGACATTTTCTGTCGGCCATGACTATTCACTCTACTATCCCAATCGCGAGAAAGCGGAGATCCAGCCGCTGTCTGCTTTGGCCTACGGAGCGGCGAATGCCTTTCATGTGCTGGCGAACCGGAGCGAAGTCGATCCCGAACGGATTGGAGTCATGGGGCACTCGTATGGCGGCAAGTGGTCGATGTTCGCTTCCTGCCTGTACGATAAATTCGCCTGTGCTGCCTGGTCGGATGGCGGGATTGTCTTCAATGAAAAGCGTCCCAGCGTGAATTACTGGGAACCCTGGTACCTGGGTTATGAAGGGCCTGATTTCCGCAAACGGGGGCTGCCGACCAAAGAGAATCCACGAACCGGTCTGTATAAACGGCTCGTCAAAGAAGGCCACGATCTGCATGAATTGCATGCGTTGATGGCCCCACGTCCATTCCTGGTGTCAGGCGGTTCGGAAGATCCCCCCAGTCAGTGGCGGGCACTGAATCACACGATCGCCGTGAATGATTTCCTGGGATATAAGAACCGGGTCGCGATGACCAATCGTGAAAAACATTCACCGAACCCGGAATCCAATGAGCAGATCTATCGCTTCTTCGAATACTGGCTGCTGCAGGATCAACTGGATCAGCAGAAGTGA
- a CDS encoding alpha/beta hydrolase produces MQRLLLSLAAALALMTSTALAADQPKPTYADVSYGPYKMDKLDFWEAKGEGPRPLLVYIHGGGWIGGDKARLPGNIKTFLDKGISYAAVNYRLTGEAPLPAPVHDAARAIQFLRHKAKEWNINKNKIALTGGSAGACTSMWLLCHDDMADPKAKDPVLRESTRVTAAAVGGGQTSIDPKVIEPWLGPNVLKHAMIYKSVGGNSMQEVMDNYEKHAALYKEFSPYNHVTADDPPLLMTYGNNMKLPSENAGHGIHHPVYGVKMKEKADKAGMECHLLIPGVSQSEKYKNTNDFLIDKLTGDDS; encoded by the coding sequence ATGCAACGCCTGTTACTCTCGCTCGCTGCGGCTTTGGCACTGATGACATCAACAGCCCTGGCAGCAGATCAGCCGAAACCGACCTACGCTGATGTTTCCTATGGTCCCTACAAAATGGACAAGCTCGACTTCTGGGAAGCCAAGGGGGAAGGGCCCCGTCCGCTGCTGGTTTACATCCACGGGGGTGGCTGGATTGGTGGCGACAAAGCCCGTCTGCCCGGCAACATCAAAACATTTCTCGACAAAGGCATTTCCTACGCAGCAGTGAATTACCGTCTGACGGGGGAAGCACCGCTGCCTGCTCCCGTACATGATGCGGCGCGTGCGATTCAGTTCCTGCGACACAAGGCCAAAGAGTGGAACATCAACAAAAATAAAATCGCTCTGACAGGGGGCAGCGCCGGCGCCTGCACATCCATGTGGCTGCTCTGCCATGACGACATGGCCGACCCCAAAGCGAAAGACCCGGTCCTGCGTGAATCAACGCGGGTCACCGCAGCAGCCGTCGGCGGCGGTCAGACTTCCATCGACCCCAAGGTCATCGAACCCTGGCTCGGTCCGAATGTCCTCAAGCATGCCATGATTTACAAATCAGTGGGCGGCAATAGCATGCAGGAAGTCATGGACAACTACGAAAAGCACGCAGCCCTGTACAAGGAATTCTCTCCCTACAACCACGTGACCGCCGACGATCCACCACTGCTGATGACGTACGGCAACAATATGAAACTCCCTTCAGAAAACGCCGGCCACGGAATCCATCACCCGGTCTACGGTGTCAAAATGAAAGAGAAAGCCGACAAGGCGGGCATGGAATGTCATCTCTTGATTCCTGGCGTTTCGCAATCAGAGAAATACAAAAACACGAATGACTTCCTGATCGATAAACTCACAGGCGATGATTCGTAA
- a CDS encoding FAD-dependent oxidoreductase, which yields MHRRRFLQQCGFYGSGIFSLGFLQAMQSRSAAAAMPRELKADVVVIGAGLGGCAAALAACRNGASVILTEPTDWIGGQISQQAVPPDEHKWIESFGRTQSYAQLRALIRDYYKQHYPLTKKARQLENLNPGNGSVSRICHEPRVGVAALQSMLAPLISSGQLTLLVNTQPVSATCTGDRIESVDCQIAGSGHPVTLHGTYFVDASEEGDLLPLTKTEYVLGAESQAQTGEPHAPETANPQNIQALTHCFAIDHREGEDHTIDRPMMYDFWKDHVPPLTPAWSGKILSLDYSHPRTLKPKALSFVPSGKESPAPRTKSLNLWLYRRMIDRSNFTPGSYASDITVVNWPQNDYMLGNITDVTAAEREKQLHAARQLSLSLLYWLQTAAPRPDGGEGWPGLRLRKDIVGTEDGLAKYPYIRESRRIKAELTIKEQDLTYDERLKVQGKDQKPLLAKPFADSVGIGYYHLDLHPSTGGDNYIDMGSVPFQVPLGALIPERVENLIPGCKNIGTTHISNGCYRLHPVEWSIGEAAGALCAHALSSHSTPRQIRNTPQQLADFQQKLTGQGIELEWSQLS from the coding sequence ATGCATCGACGACGTTTCCTGCAACAGTGTGGCTTTTACGGTTCCGGTATCTTCAGTCTTGGTTTTCTGCAGGCCATGCAGTCCCGTAGTGCCGCTGCCGCAATGCCACGCGAACTGAAAGCAGATGTTGTCGTGATCGGCGCTGGTCTGGGAGGCTGTGCTGCCGCCCTCGCAGCTTGCCGCAACGGCGCGTCGGTGATTCTGACAGAACCCACCGACTGGATCGGCGGGCAGATTTCCCAGCAGGCGGTCCCCCCCGATGAGCATAAGTGGATTGAGTCCTTTGGACGCACACAGAGCTACGCCCAGCTCCGGGCTCTGATCCGCGACTATTATAAACAGCACTACCCGCTGACGAAAAAAGCCCGCCAGCTGGAGAACCTGAATCCGGGCAATGGTTCGGTCTCCCGGATCTGCCATGAACCCCGGGTCGGCGTCGCAGCCCTGCAATCCATGCTGGCACCACTGATCAGCAGCGGTCAGCTCACACTGCTCGTCAACACTCAACCGGTGTCGGCAACCTGCACAGGCGACCGCATTGAAAGCGTTGACTGTCAGATCGCAGGCAGTGGTCACCCCGTCACACTCCACGGCACTTACTTTGTCGATGCCAGCGAGGAAGGGGACCTGCTCCCGCTGACGAAAACCGAATACGTACTGGGCGCAGAATCGCAGGCTCAAACCGGCGAACCGCATGCCCCGGAAACAGCCAATCCACAGAACATCCAGGCTCTCACGCACTGCTTCGCCATCGATCATCGAGAAGGGGAAGATCATACCATCGATCGTCCTATGATGTATGATTTCTGGAAAGACCATGTGCCACCCCTCACACCCGCCTGGTCCGGCAAGATTCTTTCACTCGATTACTCTCACCCACGTACGCTCAAACCCAAAGCCCTCTCGTTTGTCCCCTCTGGAAAAGAGAGCCCTGCACCCCGCACGAAATCACTCAATCTCTGGCTCTACCGCCGGATGATCGATCGCAGCAACTTCACTCCCGGTTCGTATGCCAGCGACATCACCGTCGTCAACTGGCCACAGAATGACTATATGCTGGGAAACATTACCGACGTTACTGCGGCAGAGCGGGAGAAACAGCTCCACGCCGCCAGACAACTCAGCCTGTCACTCCTCTATTGGCTGCAGACCGCCGCTCCCCGTCCGGATGGCGGAGAAGGCTGGCCGGGCCTGCGTCTGCGGAAAGATATAGTGGGAACAGAAGACGGTCTGGCGAAGTATCCCTACATTCGCGAGTCCCGCCGCATCAAAGCGGAGCTGACCATTAAGGAGCAGGACCTGACCTACGACGAACGTCTCAAAGTGCAGGGCAAGGACCAAAAGCCGCTGCTGGCCAAACCCTTTGCCGACTCGGTTGGCATCGGTTACTACCATCTCGACCTGCACCCCAGTACGGGAGGCGACAACTACATCGACATGGGAAGCGTGCCATTCCAGGTCCCACTGGGCGCGTTGATTCCGGAACGTGTCGAAAACCTGATCCCGGGTTGCAAAAATATTGGAACGACGCATATCTCTAACGGCTGCTATCGTCTGCATCCCGTGGAATGGTCGATTGGCGAAGCAGCAGGCGCCCTGTGTGCCCACGCACTGTCAAGCCATTCGACACCACGTCAAATCAGAAACACGCCTCAACAACTGGCAGACTTCCAGCAAAAGCTGACCGGGCAGGGCATCGAACTTGAATGGTCCCAACTGAGTTAA
- a CDS encoding NAD(P)/FAD-dependent oxidoreductase, translating to MSETDSCDVLIVGGGPGGSSCAWGLRESGLDILILDKATFPRDKVCAGWITPAVAELLELDLKDYSHGHVLQPICRFRTGLIGGSTLHTEYPETVSYGIRRCEFDHYLLQRCGARTRLGESFQSLERTADGWLVNGNLSAKMVVGAGGHFCPVAREINDKHAGDHSVVLAQETEVQLTPEQQQRCRVQPDTPELYFCRDFKGYAWCFLKDGYLNVGIGREGEKQLSTARDEFTEYLDREQRVPRDILGKFKGHAYRLYGLQKRTIIVDALLLIGDAAGLASPQSGEGIRPAIESGLMAADVLQNCQPNFEKGQLQVYQDRLLERFGPWPDEPAHSMLPDVFRQFLGRQLMATQWFTRKVLLDRWFLQQHLPPLVRS from the coding sequence GTGTCAGAGACAGACAGCTGCGATGTACTGATTGTGGGCGGAGGTCCGGGCGGTTCATCCTGTGCCTGGGGGCTTCGCGAGTCGGGACTGGATATACTGATTCTCGACAAAGCGACATTTCCCCGAGACAAAGTCTGTGCCGGCTGGATCACCCCGGCCGTGGCGGAGCTGCTGGAACTCGATCTCAAGGATTATTCACACGGGCATGTCCTGCAGCCAATCTGTCGCTTTCGTACGGGTCTGATTGGCGGAAGCACGCTGCATACTGAATATCCCGAAACGGTCAGCTATGGGATTCGTCGTTGCGAATTCGATCACTACCTGCTGCAGCGCTGCGGAGCACGGACCCGGCTGGGTGAGTCCTTTCAGTCACTCGAACGAACAGCGGACGGTTGGCTGGTGAACGGGAATCTTTCTGCGAAAATGGTGGTCGGTGCCGGAGGACATTTCTGTCCGGTGGCCCGTGAGATCAACGACAAACATGCGGGCGATCATTCCGTGGTCCTGGCCCAGGAGACCGAAGTTCAACTCACTCCCGAACAACAGCAGCGGTGCCGCGTTCAGCCCGATACCCCAGAGCTTTATTTCTGTCGCGATTTCAAAGGCTATGCCTGGTGTTTTCTGAAGGATGGTTATCTGAATGTGGGCATCGGTCGTGAAGGAGAGAAGCAACTCTCCACGGCCCGGGATGAGTTCACGGAGTACCTGGATCGGGAACAACGCGTTCCCCGGGACATCCTCGGGAAATTCAAGGGGCACGCTTATCGCCTGTATGGTCTCCAGAAACGCACGATCATCGTCGATGCCCTGCTGCTGATCGGAGATGCCGCCGGTCTGGCGTCACCACAGAGTGGCGAGGGAATTCGTCCGGCCATTGAATCGGGGCTGATGGCGGCGGATGTGCTGCAGAACTGTCAGCCGAATTTTGAGAAAGGGCAGCTGCAGGTCTATCAGGACCGACTGCTGGAACGGTTCGGTCCCTGGCCGGATGAGCCCGCGCACAGCATGCTGCCTGATGTCTTCCGTCAGTTCCTGGGACGACAATTAATGGCGACCCAGTGGTTTACCCGCAAGGTGCTGCTGGATCGCTGGTTCCTGCAGCAGCATCTTCCCCCACTGGTCCGCAGTTGA
- a CDS encoding SAM-dependent methyltransferase, with product MNPINSEYKTKQASSSESSDSESPVELASQQTPLFQPPPPTSGDSSKLDRWLMRTMLEKAGNPEVEVVLWDGSVITTATAPVSVRAHIRNRSTLYKLLFDPSLYFGDGYSLGTIEVEGGLVEFNEAIDQGTHKVDTQGFYRDRFRTSLSWLKRNTIDAARHNIHHHYDIGNDFYQLWLDEQLAYTCAYFPDPDDTLEAAQIAKMDHVCRKVGLKPGDSVVEAGCGWGALAIHMAKHYGVNVRAFNISREQLAYARERARREGLEKQVEFVEDDWRNITGSYDSFVSVGMLEHVGLKNYEELGRVIARCQRPHGRGLIHSIGCNSPRVLDSWTTKRIFPGAHVPSLSEFMRIFEPQKFSVLDVENIRLHYARTLEHWLERYEQNIDQVRDMFDETFIRTWRLYLSASVAAFRAGSLQLFQVVFTNGANNEIPWTRAGLYQDRESGSVEG from the coding sequence GTGAATCCAATCAACTCTGAGTACAAGACCAAGCAAGCTTCCTCAAGTGAGTCGAGTGATTCTGAAAGTCCAGTAGAACTGGCTTCTCAACAGACTCCGTTGTTTCAACCCCCTCCCCCTACCAGCGGTGACTCTTCAAAACTGGACCGCTGGCTGATGCGGACCATGCTGGAAAAAGCCGGGAATCCGGAAGTCGAAGTGGTCTTGTGGGACGGGAGTGTCATCACCACAGCCACAGCTCCTGTTTCGGTTCGCGCGCATATTCGCAATCGCAGCACCTTGTATAAGCTGCTGTTCGATCCCAGTCTGTATTTCGGAGATGGCTATTCACTGGGAACCATTGAGGTCGAGGGGGGGCTGGTCGAATTTAATGAGGCGATTGACCAGGGCACTCACAAAGTCGATACGCAGGGATTCTACCGGGACCGATTTCGCACAAGTCTGAGCTGGTTGAAACGGAACACCATCGATGCCGCCCGGCACAACATTCACCATCACTACGATATCGGCAATGACTTCTATCAGCTCTGGCTCGACGAACAGTTGGCCTATACCTGTGCCTATTTTCCTGACCCCGACGATACACTCGAAGCGGCCCAGATCGCCAAAATGGATCATGTCTGCCGTAAAGTCGGTTTAAAGCCGGGAGACTCGGTTGTGGAAGCCGGCTGTGGCTGGGGCGCGCTGGCGATTCACATGGCGAAACATTATGGCGTGAATGTGCGCGCCTTTAATATTTCCCGAGAGCAACTTGCGTATGCCCGCGAACGTGCCAGACGCGAAGGGCTTGAAAAGCAGGTTGAATTCGTCGAAGACGACTGGCGGAATATAACTGGTTCTTATGACTCATTCGTTTCGGTCGGCATGCTGGAGCACGTCGGCTTGAAGAATTATGAAGAACTGGGACGCGTGATTGCCCGCTGTCAGCGTCCCCACGGACGGGGTCTGATTCATTCGATCGGCTGTAATTCGCCTCGGGTGCTCGACAGCTGGACGACCAAACGCATCTTCCCCGGTGCCCACGTTCCCAGCTTGAGCGAATTCATGCGGATCTTTGAGCCACAGAAGTTTTCCGTACTCGATGTCGAAAACATCCGGCTGCATTATGCCCGCACGCTGGAGCACTGGCTGGAACGCTATGAGCAGAACATCGATCAGGTCCGCGATATGTTCGATGAAACCTTTATTCGTACCTGGCGACTTTATCTGTCGGCTTCGGTCGCTGCGTTCCGCGCTGGTTCGCTGCAGCTGTTTCAGGTGGTCTTTACGAATGGAGCCAATAACGAAATACCCTGGACCCGGGCCGGCCTGTATCAGGATCGGGAGTCTGGTTCAGTAGAAGGATAG
- a CDS encoding DUF1501 domain-containing protein, which translates to MLSIWGPEKKLCDRISRREILKIGALGLGGISLPQLLQAESAAGSSKRHKAVIMIYMCGAPSHQDMYDLKMDAPAEIRGEFRPIDTRVPGFQICEHLPRLGNIAEKIIPLRSVYGSPNGAHDSFICYTGRTTRNQPAGGWPSIGSVVSKIQGSADPAVPPFVGLAPDTGHPPYGSPGLPGFLGVSHSAFRPSGPSRKNMVLNGIDEARLNDRKQLLATFDQFKRDADASGSMQGMDDMNQQVFNILTSNRLVNALDLSQEDPAVRERYGKGDPKNFGDGAPRNLEHFLMARRLVEAGARIVTLNFGRWDFHSNNFGGLKDTHLPQFDQGLATLIEDLHERGMADDVAVVAWGEFGRTPKINKDGGRDHWPAVGAGLLAGGGFKTGQVIGATDRLGAQVADRPIHFGEVFATLYRHLGIDFHGTTIPDLAGRPQYLVDDYEPLHEVL; encoded by the coding sequence ATGCTGTCTATCTGGGGACCGGAAAAGAAGCTCTGTGATCGAATTTCCCGTCGGGAAATCCTGAAAATCGGTGCATTGGGACTGGGTGGCATCAGTCTGCCTCAACTTCTCCAGGCAGAGTCCGCAGCAGGCAGCAGTAAACGACATAAAGCCGTCATCATGATCTACATGTGCGGCGCGCCTTCGCATCAGGATATGTACGACCTGAAGATGGACGCTCCCGCGGAAATCCGCGGCGAATTCCGTCCCATCGATACCCGCGTTCCCGGCTTCCAGATCTGTGAGCATCTGCCACGTCTAGGTAATATCGCCGAGAAGATCATTCCCCTGCGTTCGGTCTATGGTTCGCCCAATGGCGCTCACGATTCATTCATCTGTTACACCGGTCGTACGACTCGGAACCAGCCGGCGGGCGGATGGCCGTCTATCGGTTCGGTCGTCTCCAAAATTCAGGGATCCGCTGATCCGGCGGTGCCTCCCTTCGTAGGGCTCGCCCCCGATACGGGGCATCCCCCTTACGGCTCTCCGGGGCTTCCCGGATTCCTCGGCGTGAGTCATTCCGCTTTCCGGCCTTCAGGCCCCTCGCGGAAGAACATGGTCCTGAATGGCATTGATGAAGCGCGACTGAACGATCGCAAGCAGCTGCTGGCCACCTTCGATCAATTCAAACGCGATGCCGATGCCAGCGGCTCGATGCAGGGTATGGATGACATGAACCAGCAGGTGTTCAACATCCTGACTTCCAATCGACTGGTCAACGCCCTCGATCTTTCCCAGGAAGATCCTGCCGTGCGGGAACGCTACGGAAAAGGGGATCCTAAAAACTTCGGCGATGGCGCACCGCGTAATCTGGAACACTTCCTGATGGCCCGCCGTCTGGTGGAAGCTGGTGCTAGAATCGTGACTCTGAACTTCGGTCGCTGGGACTTCCACAGCAATAACTTTGGCGGCCTGAAAGACACTCACCTGCCACAATTTGACCAGGGTCTGGCCACACTCATCGAAGACCTGCACGAGCGGGGCATGGCCGACGACGTCGCCGTGGTCGCCTGGGGCGAATTCGGGCGAACTCCCAAGATCAACAAAGACGGCGGCCGCGATCACTGGCCGGCTGTTGGAGCTGGCCTGCTTGCCGGCGGCGGATTCAAAACCGGTCAGGTCATCGGCGCCACTGATCGTCTGGGAGCCCAGGTAGCAGACCGGCCGATTCACTTCGGAGAAGTCTTTGCCACGCTCTACCGCCACTTGGGCATCGATTTCCACGGCACCACCATCCCCGACCTCGCCGGACGTCCACAATACCTGGTCGACGACTACGAACCACTGCACGAAGTGCTCTAG